AGTTCGAGGAGACCTTCGACGTCACCGCCGCCGCCCCGGCCGCCGTCGTGGCCGCCCCGGGTGCCGCCGGTGGTGCCGCCGCCGCTGAGGAGCAGGACGAGTTCGACGTCGTCCTCGAGGGTGCCGGCGACAAGAAGATCCAGGTCATCAAGGTCGTCCGCGAGATCGTCTCCGGCCTGGGCCTGAAGGAGGCCAAGGAGCTGGTCGAGGGCGCTCCGAAGCCGATCCTGGAGAAGGTCGAGAAGG
This portion of the Saccharopolyspora antimicrobica genome encodes:
- the rplL gene encoding 50S ribosomal protein L7/L12 — its product is MAKLSNEELLDVFKEMTLLELSAFVKEFEETFDVTAAAPAAVVAAPGAAGGAAAAEEQDEFDVVLEGAGDKKIQVIKVVREIVSGLGLKEAKELVEGAPKPILEKVEKEKAEEAKAKLEEAGASVSLK